Proteins encoded by one window of Mycolicibacterium sp. ND9-15:
- a CDS encoding UDP-N-acetylmuramoyl-tripeptide--D-alanyl-D-alanine ligase → MIDLTLARIAELVGGRLADISDEDAAATRVTGTVEFDSRAVASGGLFIALPGARSDGHDFAAAAVAAGAAAVLAARPVGVPAIVVDPTPEATDRGAGVLEHDADGSGAAVLAALGKLAAAVAAELVEGGLTIVGITGSSGKTSTKDLVAALLAPLGEVVAPPGSFNNELGHPWTVLRATRSTDFLVLEMSARHRGNIAALAAIAVPSIAVVLNVGTAHLGEFGSRGAIAETKAELPQAVPASGVVILNVDDSAVAAMAEQTSARVVKVSREPGRRDIDVWADAVTLDELARPRFTLHAGSHHVEVALAVHGDHQVYNALCAAAVALECGASLAQVAAALATAGPVSRHRMQVATRTDGVTVINDAYNANPDSMRAGLKALAWMARVGGGRRSWAVLGEMAELGDDAISEHDRIGRLAVRLDVSRLIVVGTGRAMSAMHHGAVMEGSWGAEATMVADADAALTLLRAELQPSDVVLVKASNAAGLGALADALIAEPLEPHA, encoded by the coding sequence ATGATCGACCTGACGCTCGCCCGGATCGCCGAGCTGGTGGGCGGCCGGCTCGCCGACATTTCCGACGAGGACGCCGCGGCGACCAGGGTCACCGGCACGGTCGAGTTCGATTCGCGGGCCGTCGCATCCGGCGGGCTGTTCATCGCGCTGCCGGGGGCCCGCTCCGATGGGCACGACTTCGCCGCGGCGGCGGTGGCGGCCGGGGCCGCGGCGGTGCTGGCGGCCCGACCGGTCGGGGTGCCGGCGATCGTCGTCGATCCGACACCCGAGGCGACCGACCGCGGCGCCGGCGTACTCGAGCACGACGCCGACGGCTCCGGTGCGGCGGTGCTCGCGGCACTGGGGAAGTTGGCTGCTGCCGTTGCCGCCGAGCTCGTCGAGGGCGGGCTGACGATCGTCGGGATCACCGGATCGTCGGGTAAGACCTCGACCAAGGATCTGGTCGCCGCGTTGTTGGCGCCGCTCGGCGAGGTGGTCGCGCCGCCAGGGTCGTTCAACAACGAGCTCGGACATCCGTGGACGGTGCTGCGCGCGACGCGATCCACCGACTTCCTCGTGCTGGAGATGTCGGCACGGCACCGCGGCAACATCGCGGCGCTGGCCGCGATCGCCGTTCCGTCAATCGCGGTCGTACTCAACGTGGGCACCGCCCACCTCGGTGAGTTCGGTTCGCGCGGAGCCATCGCCGAGACGAAAGCCGAACTGCCACAGGCAGTTCCGGCGTCAGGGGTGGTAATTCTGAACGTCGACGACAGCGCCGTGGCGGCGATGGCCGAGCAGACCTCCGCACGCGTGGTCAAGGTCTCGCGGGAGCCGGGCCGGCGAGATATCGACGTGTGGGCCGATGCGGTCACGCTCGACGAGCTGGCCAGGCCGCGCTTCACCCTGCACGCCGGCTCACATCACGTCGAGGTCGCGCTCGCAGTGCACGGTGACCACCAGGTGTACAACGCGCTGTGCGCGGCGGCCGTCGCTCTCGAGTGCGGCGCCTCCCTGGCGCAGGTGGCTGCGGCCCTGGCCACCGCCGGTCCGGTGTCCAGGCACCGCATGCAGGTCGCCACCCGCACCGACGGCGTCACCGTGATCAACGACGCGTACAACGCGAACCCGGACTCGATGCGCGCGGGCCTCAAGGCGCTGGCGTGGATGGCACGCGTGGGCGGGGGACGCCGCAGCTGGGCGGTGCTCGGCGAGATGGCCGAACTCGGCGACGACGCGATATCCGAGCATGACCGCATCGGCCGACTGGCCGTGCGATTAGATGTGTCACGACTCATCGTCGTCGGAACCGGGAGGGCTATGAGCGCCATGCACCACGGCGCGGTGATGGAGGGATCGTGGGGGGCTGAGGCCACCATGGTCGCCGACGCCGACGCGGCGCTGACACTCCTGCGCGCCGAACTGCAGCCGTCGGACGTGGTGCTGGTGAAGGCCTCGAACGCGGCCGGCCTGGGTGCGCTGGCCGACGCGCTGATCGCCGAACCGCTGGAACCGCACGCATGA
- the mraY gene encoding phospho-N-acetylmuramoyl-pentapeptide-transferase translates to MRQILIAVGIALAVSILLTPVLIRLFTRQGFGHEIREDGPPTHHKKRGTPSMGGVAIIAGIWASYLGTHLVGVVIDGRGPSASGLLVLFLASALAVVGFVDDLIKIRRSRNLGLNKTAKTLGILTAAVIFGVLALQFRNADGLTPGSAELSYVREIATVTLAPALFVLFCIVVVSAWSNAVNFTDGLDGLAAGAMAMVCAAYVLITFWQFRNACATSPGLGCYNVRDPLDLAIIAAATAGACIGFLWWNAAPAKIFMGDTGSLALGGIIAGLSVTSRTEMLAVVLGALFVAEVVSVVVQILAFRTTGRRVFRMAPFHHHFELVGWAETTVIIRFWLLTAIACGLGVALFYSEWLTTVGA, encoded by the coding sequence ATGAGGCAGATCCTCATCGCCGTCGGCATTGCGCTGGCGGTCTCGATCCTGCTCACCCCGGTGCTCATCCGGCTGTTCACCCGGCAGGGGTTCGGCCATGAGATCCGCGAGGACGGACCGCCCACGCACCACAAGAAGCGCGGCACGCCGTCGATGGGCGGGGTGGCGATCATCGCCGGGATTTGGGCCAGCTACCTGGGCACCCACCTGGTCGGCGTCGTGATCGACGGCCGGGGACCGTCGGCATCGGGACTGCTGGTGCTGTTCCTGGCGAGCGCGCTGGCCGTCGTCGGCTTCGTCGACGACCTGATCAAGATCCGGCGCTCGCGCAATCTCGGCCTCAACAAGACGGCCAAGACCCTCGGCATCCTGACCGCCGCGGTGATCTTCGGCGTGCTGGCCCTGCAGTTCCGCAACGCCGACGGGTTGACGCCCGGCAGCGCCGAGCTGTCGTATGTCCGCGAGATCGCCACGGTCACGCTGGCGCCGGCGCTGTTCGTGCTGTTCTGCATCGTGGTGGTCAGCGCCTGGTCGAACGCGGTGAACTTCACCGACGGGCTCGACGGTCTGGCCGCGGGCGCGATGGCGATGGTGTGCGCGGCCTATGTGCTGATCACGTTCTGGCAGTTCCGCAACGCCTGCGCCACGAGTCCCGGACTCGGCTGCTACAACGTGCGCGACCCGCTCGACCTGGCGATCATCGCCGCGGCCACGGCGGGCGCATGCATCGGCTTCCTGTGGTGGAACGCCGCGCCGGCCAAGATCTTCATGGGCGACACCGGATCGCTGGCGTTGGGCGGCATCATCGCCGGGCTGTCGGTGACCAGTCGCACCGAAATGCTGGCCGTCGTGCTCGGCGCGCTGTTCGTCGCCGAGGTGGTGTCAGTCGTCGTACAGATCCTGGCGTTCCGCACCACGGGCCGCAGGGTGTTCCGGATGGCGCCGTTCCATCATCACTTCGAGCTGGTCGGGTGGGCGGAGACCACCGTGATCATCCGGTTCTGGTTGCTCACCGCCATCGCCTGCGGCCTCGGCGTCGCGCTGTTCTACAGCGAGTGGCTGACAACCGTCGGTGCCTGA
- the murD gene encoding UDP-N-acetylmuramoyl-L-alanine--D-glutamate ligase → MARLEPLVPGARVLVTGAGLTGRSVSAVLEPTGVRLTICDDDPLALQRLITPATVVTTAEAEATIGDYALVVTSPGFAPTTPVLAAAAAAGVPIWGDVELAWRLDRAGWFGAPRRWLVVTGTNGKTTTTSMLYAMLIAAGRRAVLCGNIGNPVLDVLSEPADLLAVELSSFQLHWAPSLRPDAGVVLNIAEDHLDWHGSMAAYARAKARVLDGRVAVVGLDDPVAAGLLDTAAAATRVGFRLGEPGTGELGVVDGTLVDNAFGDRVSLATTASIPVAGPVGVLDALAAASLARAVEVPPGAIADALADFRVGRHRAEVVATVDGVTYVDDSKATNPHAAQASIAAYPRVVWVAGGLLKGASVDELVASVANRLAGAVLIGRDRAPIAEALSRHAPDVPVIEVVTGEDFGVQGTNGSDVSPVTNVIRLGGGPSGDAIMAAVVDAARGLARAGDTVLLAPAGASFDQFSGYSHRGDAYADAVRALSR, encoded by the coding sequence ATGGCCCGCCTCGAGCCGCTGGTTCCCGGCGCCCGGGTGCTGGTCACCGGCGCGGGGCTGACCGGCCGCTCGGTGAGCGCGGTGCTCGAACCCACCGGGGTACGGCTGACCATCTGCGACGACGACCCGTTGGCGTTGCAGCGGCTGATCACGCCCGCGACGGTCGTCACCACCGCCGAGGCCGAGGCGACCATCGGCGACTACGCACTCGTCGTCACCAGCCCCGGGTTTGCGCCGACCACGCCGGTGCTGGCTGCGGCAGCGGCCGCGGGCGTGCCGATCTGGGGTGACGTTGAGCTCGCCTGGCGGCTGGACCGGGCCGGCTGGTTCGGGGCGCCGCGGCGCTGGTTGGTCGTCACCGGGACCAACGGCAAGACCACCACCACCTCGATGCTGTACGCCATGCTAATCGCGGCCGGGCGGCGTGCGGTGCTGTGCGGCAACATCGGCAACCCGGTTCTCGACGTGCTGTCCGAGCCTGCCGACCTGCTCGCCGTCGAGTTGTCGAGTTTTCAGTTGCACTGGGCGCCGTCGCTGCGGCCCGACGCCGGTGTGGTGCTCAACATCGCCGAGGACCATCTCGACTGGCACGGCTCGATGGCCGCCTACGCACGCGCCAAGGCCCGGGTGCTCGACGGACGCGTGGCCGTGGTCGGACTCGACGATCCGGTCGCCGCGGGCCTGCTCGACACCGCCGCCGCCGCCACCCGCGTCGGCTTCCGCCTCGGCGAACCCGGGACGGGCGAACTGGGCGTGGTCGACGGCACGCTCGTCGACAACGCGTTCGGCGACCGGGTGTCGTTGGCCACCACGGCGTCGATCCCGGTCGCCGGGCCGGTCGGGGTGCTCGACGCGCTCGCCGCGGCCTCGCTGGCGCGCGCGGTCGAGGTGCCGCCGGGCGCCATCGCCGACGCGCTCGCCGACTTCCGGGTCGGCAGGCACCGCGCCGAGGTCGTCGCCACGGTCGACGGGGTGACCTATGTCGACGATTCGAAGGCGACCAACCCGCACGCGGCGCAGGCGTCGATCGCCGCCTATCCACGGGTGGTGTGGGTGGCCGGCGGCCTGCTCAAAGGCGCATCGGTCGACGAGCTTGTCGCGTCCGTGGCGAACCGGCTGGCCGGGGCGGTGCTGATCGGCCGCGATCGGGCGCCGATCGCCGAGGCGTTATCGCGACACGCCCCGGATGTTCCCGTCATCGAGGTTGTGACGGGGGAGGATTTTGGGGTGCAAGGGACAAATGGGTCGGATGTTAGTCCTGTTACCAATGTGATCAGGCTCGGAGGTGGCCCCTCCGGTGACGCGATCATGGCCGCAGTGGTCGACGCGGCCCGGGGCCTCGCCCGGGCCGGCGACACCGTGTTGCTGGCGCCGGCCGGTGCCTCCTTCGACCAGTTCAGCGGCTACAGCCACCGCGGTGACGCGTACGCCGACGCCGTACGAGCGCTGTCCCGGTAG